CTCAATGCATGAAAAGGTGACAAGCAGTAACGCCGGGCCTTCCCGCCCGGTTCGGGGAAGTCAGACAAGGTCGCACCGCCTGGCTGCCGGCCACGCCAACGCCTTGCATCCGGCGCTTCTGCCCCCAGATTTAGGAGACGTCCCGACGTCGCAATCATGCACCTGTCGACGCTCAGCCCCGGCGGCACCTCGTGGGTTGGAGGCTATCGCGTCGATTGCAAGGCTCGATCAACGAAACGACGTCGGCCCCTTATAATGTCGGTTTGCGCCATTCGCCCCCTGCTGCCCTCTCGCGGTGCGGGCCCGGCGCCAGTCCCCATCCCCCTTTCCGGTGAGTCCGTCCATGTCCGTTGCCAAGCATGCCAAAGTCCTGATTCTCGGTTCCGGCCCCGCCGGCTACAGCGCCGCCGTCTACGCCGCGCGCGCCAACCTCAAGCCCGTGCTGATCACGGGTATCGCCCAGGGCGGTCAGTTGATGACCACCACGGACGTCGAGAACTGGCCCGGCGACCCGACCGGTGTGCAAGGCCCCGAACTGATGGCCCGCATGCAGGCTCACGCCGAGCACTTCAACACCGAGATGATCTTCGATCACATTCATACGGTGCATCTGAACGAGCGCCCGTTGCGTCTGATCGGCGATTCCGGCGAATACACGGCCGACGCCCTGATCATCGCCACCGGCGCTTCGGCCCAGTACCTCGGTCTGCCGTCCGAAGAAGCGTTCTCCGGGCGCGGCGTGTCCGCCTGCGCCACCTGCGACGGCTTCTTCTACAAGGGTAAGGAAGTCTGCGTGGTCGGCGGCGGCAACACGGCCGTCGAAGAAGCGCTGTACCTCTCGAACATCGCCAGCAAGGTCACGGTGATCCACCGTCGCGACAAGTTCCGTGCCGAGCCGATCCTGATCGACCGCCTGCTGGAAAAAGCCAAGCAAGGCGTGGTCGAGCTCAAGTACGACACCGTGCTCGACGAAGTGACCGGCGACGACTCGGGCGTGACCGGCGTGCGCATCAAGAACGTGAAGACGGGTGCCCACGAGGACATCGCGCTGCATGGTGTGTTCATCGCCATCGGCCACAAGCCGAATACCGATATCTTCGACGGTCAGCTCGAAATGAAGAACGGCTATATCGTCACGCACAGCGGCCTGAACGGCAATGCCACGGCCACCAGCGTGCCGGGCGTCTTCG
This window of the Pandoraea fibrosis genome carries:
- the trxB gene encoding thioredoxin-disulfide reductase; translated protein: MSVAKHAKVLILGSGPAGYSAAVYAARANLKPVLITGIAQGGQLMTTTDVENWPGDPTGVQGPELMARMQAHAEHFNTEMIFDHIHTVHLNERPLRLIGDSGEYTADALIIATGASAQYLGLPSEEAFSGRGVSACATCDGFFYKGKEVCVVGGGNTAVEEALYLSNIASKVTVIHRRDKFRAEPILIDRLLEKAKQGVVELKYDTVLDEVTGDDSGVTGVRIKNVKTGAHEDIALHGVFIAIGHKPNTDIFDGQLEMKNGYIVTHSGLNGNATATSVPGVFAAGDVQDHIYRQAITSAGTGCMAALDAQRYLENLDQ